Proteins found in one Pseudomonas marvdashtae genomic segment:
- a CDS encoding EAL domain-containing protein yields the protein MKQKRTLGTPRLLGIVWPFIAVVLFQALLGGVSLYVLSAVRGYVAGESLWSKGQKDAIYYLNLYADSRDEAIFRKYQQAIAVPEGGHDLRVALDRDPPDLEAARTGILQGGNHPDDVSSLIWLYLNFRHFSYLEEAIDLWTVGDGYLTELDNVARQMHRSITAGEVSDADVRGWKAQIFAINDSVTPAAKAFSDALGEGSRFILRLLLVTNFATALGLIVLALLRTHKLLAQRQVFANALQLEKERAQITLQSIGDGVITTDVDGAIAYMNPAAEAMTHWKAEHAAGLPLAALFNLLDDNAQTEGLTLIEHILSGRLGGGSEHSKLIQRLDGSTVSVTLVGAPIRHAGKVSGAVLVLHDMTQERQYIANLSWQATHDALTGLANRREFEYRLEQALHNLTRQIGRHALMFLDLDQFKLVNDTCGHAAGDELLRHICALLQSGLRENDTLARLGGDEFGILLENCAPEAAEKIAEGLRQTVQNLHFVWKGRPFVTTVSIGLVHISQSPTTLEASLRAADMACYMAKEKGRNRVQVYHADDSELSLRFGEMAWVQRLHMALEENRFCLYAQEIAALGPGDHGGGHIEILLRLHDEAGRMILPDSFIPAAERYGLMTSLDRWVVENVFKIIRQCLNEPRQGPLAMCAINLSGTTIGDQAFLDFLRKQFAAYSIPPEMICFEITETSAISNLGSAIRFINELKGLGCYFSLDDFCAGMSSFAYLKHLPVDFLKIDGSFVKDMLDDPINRAMVEVINHIGHVMGKRTIAEFVETAQIEQALLEIGVDFAQGYVIERPQMFTCDTLQCRPARPQPLLFKAPGTFR from the coding sequence ATGAAGCAAAAGCGGACGCTCGGAACGCCACGGTTGTTGGGCATCGTCTGGCCCTTTATTGCTGTTGTGCTATTTCAAGCATTGCTTGGGGGGGTCAGCCTTTACGTATTGTCTGCGGTTCGCGGTTACGTGGCGGGGGAGAGCCTTTGGTCCAAGGGCCAGAAAGACGCCATCTATTATCTCAATCTCTACGCCGACAGCCGTGACGAGGCGATTTTTCGCAAGTATCAACAAGCCATCGCCGTACCCGAGGGCGGACATGATTTGCGCGTTGCCCTGGACCGCGATCCGCCGGATCTCGAAGCGGCACGGACCGGGATTCTTCAAGGTGGCAACCATCCGGACGACGTGTCCAGCCTGATCTGGCTGTACCTCAATTTTCGCCATTTCAGTTACCTGGAAGAAGCCATCGATTTATGGACGGTTGGCGATGGCTACCTGACCGAACTGGATAATGTCGCCCGGCAGATGCATCGCAGCATCACGGCGGGAGAGGTCTCGGACGCCGATGTCCGCGGCTGGAAAGCGCAGATTTTCGCGATCAACGATTCCGTCACGCCGGCTGCCAAGGCGTTCAGCGATGCGTTGGGCGAAGGGTCGCGTTTCATCCTGCGCCTGTTGCTGGTGACCAATTTCGCCACGGCCTTGGGGCTGATCGTCCTGGCACTGCTGCGCACGCATAAGTTGTTGGCCCAGCGACAAGTCTTCGCCAATGCGCTGCAATTGGAGAAGGAGCGGGCGCAAATCACCCTGCAATCGATCGGCGACGGTGTGATCACCACGGACGTCGACGGCGCCATCGCCTACATGAACCCCGCTGCCGAAGCGATGACCCATTGGAAAGCCGAGCATGCGGCGGGGCTGCCCCTGGCGGCGCTGTTCAATTTGCTCGACGACAACGCCCAGACCGAGGGGCTGACGCTGATCGAACACATCCTCAGCGGGCGACTTGGCGGCGGTAGCGAACATTCCAAGCTGATCCAGAGGCTCGACGGCAGCACCGTCTCGGTCACGCTGGTGGGGGCGCCGATCCGCCATGCCGGCAAGGTCAGCGGCGCGGTGCTGGTGCTGCACGACATGACCCAGGAGCGCCAGTACATCGCCAACCTGTCATGGCAGGCCACGCACGATGCCCTGACCGGCCTGGCAAACCGCCGCGAATTCGAATACCGCCTCGAACAGGCCCTGCATAACCTGACGCGCCAAATCGGGCGCCACGCCTTGATGTTCCTCGACCTGGACCAGTTCAAGTTGGTCAACGACACCTGTGGCCACGCGGCGGGTGATGAACTGTTGCGGCATATTTGTGCCTTGCTGCAATCGGGGCTGAGGGAAAACGACACGTTGGCCCGACTGGGTGGCGATGAGTTCGGCATTTTGTTGGAAAACTGCGCGCCGGAGGCTGCGGAAAAAATCGCGGAAGGCCTGCGCCAGACCGTGCAGAACCTGCATTTTGTCTGGAAAGGCCGGCCATTCGTAACCACCGTCAGCATCGGTCTGGTGCACATATCCCAGAGCCCGACGACGCTGGAAGCATCCCTGCGCGCTGCGGACATGGCGTGCTACATGGCCAAGGAGAAGGGCCGGAACCGGGTCCAGGTCTACCATGCCGACGATTCGGAACTGTCCCTGCGGTTCGGCGAAATGGCTTGGGTCCAACGCCTGCACATGGCGTTGGAGGAAAATCGCTTCTGTCTCTACGCCCAGGAAATTGCCGCGCTGGGCCCGGGTGACCATGGCGGCGGACACATCGAGATCCTGCTGCGCCTGCATGACGAGGCGGGCCGGATGATCCTGCCGGACAGTTTCATTCCAGCCGCGGAGCGTTATGGACTGATGACTTCGCTGGACCGTTGGGTGGTGGAGAATGTCTTCAAGATCATTCGCCAATGCCTGAATGAACCGCGACAGGGGCCGTTGGCCATGTGTGCGATTAATCTGTCAGGCACAACTATAGGAGATCAGGCGTTCCTGGACTTCCTGCGTAAACAGTTTGCGGCATACTCCATCCCCCCAGAAATGATTTGTTTTGAAATTACCGAGACCAGCGCAATTTCAAATTTGGGCAGCGCGATTCGATTTATCAATGAACTCAAAGGTTTGGGCTGTTATTTTTCGCTGGATGACTTTTGCGCCGGAATGTCTTCGTTCGCTTACTTGAAACATTTACCTGTAGACTTCTTGAAGATCGATGGGAGTTTCGTAAAGGATATGCTGGACGACCCGATTAACCGGGCAATGGTCGAAGTGATCAATCACATCGGCCACGTCATGGGTAAGCGTACGATTGCCGAGTTTGTAGAAACGGCACAGATCGAACAGGCGCTGTTGGAGATCGGGGTGGATTTCGCTCAGGGGTATGTCATCGAGCGGCCACAGATGTTTACCTGTGACACCTTGCAATGCCGGCCGGCCAGGCCTCAACCGTTGTTATTCAAGGCCCCCGGCACGTTCCGCTGA
- a CDS encoding deaminase domain-containing protein — translation MPLDKTCSSYSLTGDIVERPALGTVSSEKSWAPWFGDVLVEPASIGERAIFSYQGKIYEFKNGTHIRYTGKPELIYLPTRTPKPKLTIDVTIEFQTGIYAGIRVTGAAEGINDAHRIGAIIVPSLDEKFNYIFTRLNDNYYAFRLSAMNDTKTLKLLKQEPSAWEEGYGAELKRIYDGSLNANNTARVHGIQKVEQALKNMDEVSIPIGVTPDPPKNMKWIKVDTSPAEALLFDNRTRMIAVELPNGTALWRPATSVPWQVTNMTTSVFGALFKKESLSINEAMTALQNILPRHKKNIAFAHLALASGKTEVYVSVSGVKDFTRRLPLFDSNPRQVEVNGTNYFNVDDIAGPIVPTSLSIGQDNRVLSIPHSSRSDILGQVTSADSESKLVGFVREKYPNNADIRSMTIATTLPPCDSCAIVMKEFGHSRGADSLNVTWGKRRQP, via the coding sequence ATGCCGCTAGATAAAACTTGCAGTTCCTACTCACTGACCGGCGATATTGTCGAGCGCCCTGCCCTGGGAACGGTCAGTTCAGAAAAGAGCTGGGCACCCTGGTTTGGCGACGTTCTCGTCGAACCAGCGAGCATTGGAGAGAGAGCCATATTCAGTTATCAAGGAAAGATATACGAATTCAAAAATGGCACGCACATCAGATATACAGGTAAACCAGAATTGATCTACCTGCCTACCAGAACCCCCAAACCTAAGCTAACAATAGACGTAACGATAGAATTTCAGACGGGTATATATGCCGGCATCAGGGTCACCGGCGCCGCAGAGGGTATCAACGACGCCCATCGAATCGGGGCAATCATCGTGCCCTCTCTCGATGAGAAATTCAATTACATCTTCACCCGGCTAAATGACAACTACTACGCATTTAGACTCTCCGCCATGAATGACACCAAAACATTGAAACTACTAAAACAGGAGCCCAGTGCGTGGGAAGAAGGATACGGAGCGGAGTTGAAGCGAATCTATGACGGCTCACTCAATGCAAACAATACTGCACGGGTACACGGCATACAAAAAGTTGAACAAGCGCTGAAAAACATGGATGAGGTCTCGATCCCTATCGGCGTCACCCCAGACCCGCCCAAAAATATGAAATGGATAAAAGTCGACACCTCCCCTGCCGAAGCACTTCTATTTGATAATCGCACGAGAATGATTGCAGTCGAACTACCCAACGGCACCGCCTTATGGAGACCCGCCACATCCGTCCCATGGCAGGTAACGAACATGACCACTTCCGTTTTTGGCGCACTCTTTAAAAAAGAATCCCTTTCTATAAACGAGGCCATGACAGCGCTGCAGAATATACTTCCAAGGCATAAAAAAAATATAGCATTCGCCCACCTTGCCCTTGCTTCAGGAAAAACCGAAGTCTATGTCAGCGTCTCCGGCGTCAAGGATTTCACTCGGCGTTTGCCCTTGTTCGATTCCAACCCTAGACAAGTAGAAGTCAATGGAACCAACTACTTTAACGTGGACGATATTGCGGGCCCCATTGTGCCCACGTCCCTTTCAATCGGCCAAGATAACAGGGTGTTATCGATACCACACTCGAGTCGCTCGGACATACTGGGTCAAGTGACCTCTGCTGACAGCGAAAGCAAGCTGGTCGGTTTCGTCCGTGAAAAATATCCCAATAACGCAGATATCCGTTCAATGACCATTGCCACGACGCTACCTCCGTGCGATTCCTGTGCAATCGTCATGAAGGAATTCGGCCATTCGCGTGGAGCAGATTCGTTGAACGTTACATGGGGTAAACGCCGCCAACCTTGA